A portion of the Rubeoparvulum massiliense genome contains these proteins:
- a CDS encoding MetQ/NlpA family ABC transporter substrate-binding protein, whose protein sequence is MKKLTFVILLLLLIIITSACANTSTTVNSTGTKEIKLGISGPDQRVWDYVAEKVKKEGIDVKIIRFSDYVQPNLALAEGDIDANAFQTYSYFQSFTSEHHLSLTPLATTVLAPMGIYSDHYQNVADIPEGAEIAIPNDVSNMNRALLLLEEAGLIKLSPNFNGTAGLEGIIENPKNLKITPLVAGQTPRVLPDVAASIINNGFAVDAGFSPTEDSIFHESATAIPYVNIIAVRAGDENREELIRFAQLYQEEDVAQLILEEFSGNLIPTFIPLDQLQ, encoded by the coding sequence ATGAAAAAACTTACTTTCGTCATTCTCTTACTGTTGCTTATCATTATCACCAGTGCTTGCGCCAATACATCCACTACTGTGAATAGCACAGGTACAAAGGAGATCAAGTTAGGGATCAGCGGCCCAGATCAACGAGTCTGGGATTATGTAGCAGAAAAAGTCAAAAAAGAAGGGATCGATGTAAAAATCATTCGCTTCTCGGACTATGTCCAACCCAATTTGGCACTGGCAGAAGGTGATATTGACGCCAATGCTTTCCAAACCTACTCCTATTTCCAATCATTCACCAGTGAACATCACCTTAGCCTAACACCTTTAGCCACCACGGTGCTAGCACCGATGGGGATCTATTCCGATCATTATCAAAATGTAGCAGATATTCCAGAGGGAGCGGAGATCGCCATCCCCAATGATGTTAGTAATATGAATCGAGCCTTGCTCCTCTTGGAAGAGGCTGGATTAATCAAGCTAAGTCCTAATTTTAATGGCACCGCTGGACTGGAAGGGATTATTGAGAACCCAAAAAACTTGAAAATAACACCCCTGGTTGCAGGACAGACGCCACGGGTTTTGCCTGATGTAGCTGCATCCATCATTAATAATGGGTTCGCCGTAGATGCAGGCTTTAGCCCAACAGAGGATTCCATCTTCCATGAGAGCGCCACAGCCATTCCTTATGTGAATATTATCGCGGTTCGCGCTGGTGATGAAAATCGCGAGGAACTCATCCGCTTCGCCCAGCTTTATCAGGAGGAGGATGTAGCCCAATTAATTCTCGAGGAGTTTTCCGGAAACTTAATCCCTACCTTTATCCCATTAGATCAGCTTCAATAG
- a CDS encoding spore coat protein, which yields MTGNQNKTIANPKPPGEPQVKGPQMNDRDMVNDALSTVKYLTDSLNVMAREASHEALHQDIMTCLVETHQCQRDLFNLMFQEGWYKLEAEDQQKLDQAFQQFSGYTSQLPYPMQ from the coding sequence ATGACTGGAAATCAAAACAAAACCATTGCAAATCCCAAGCCACCTGGTGAGCCCCAGGTAAAGGGGCCCCAGATGAATGACCGTGATATGGTGAATGATGCATTATCTACAGTTAAGTATTTAACAGATAGTCTAAATGTAATGGCACGGGAAGCAAGCCATGAAGCACTGCATCAGGATATTATGACTTGCTTAGTAGAGACCCATCAGTGTCAGCGCGATCTATTTAACTTAATGTTCCAAGAGGGCTGGTATAAGCTAGAAGCAGAGGATCAGCAGAAGCTGGACCAGGCTTTCCAGCAATTTTCTGGTTACACCTCACAGCTACCGTATCCCATGCAGTAA
- a CDS encoding sugar nucleotide-binding protein has protein sequence MKILILGGQGLVGSMLVSYLSRTTYHALTYTARQPIQHPMGRQLDVRNTALLQQLFQELQPEVVINCLELLPAHPNWSMEYAIYLNSLFPHCLLRWADHYQFRLIHISTASVFDGAMGDYHEMATPNNTSPYGRSKSLGEFSHPLHVVIRTSFIGPERKNQGHGLLSWFLAQEGSIYGHEHVRGNCVTTLELAKMISWLLNKPLGGMIHLGGRRKISHYELLCNLQATFQRTQVKIEALAEPYEDLTLVSTRGDFDYYVTPYERMFEELKHWIMEQDKEGFQ, from the coding sequence ATGAAAATCCTTATCCTTGGAGGTCAAGGGCTAGTCGGCTCCATGCTAGTCTCTTATCTATCCCGTACCACCTATCATGCTCTTACTTATACAGCCCGCCAGCCCATTCAACATCCCATGGGTCGGCAACTGGATGTACGTAATACTGCCTTACTCCAACAATTGTTTCAGGAGCTTCAGCCTGAAGTGGTGATCAACTGTTTGGAGTTACTCCCAGCACATCCAAACTGGAGTATGGAATATGCCATCTATTTGAACAGTCTCTTCCCCCATTGCCTCTTAAGATGGGCAGATCATTATCAGTTTCGGCTCATCCATATCAGCACAGCGTCTGTCTTTGATGGTGCTATGGGGGATTACCATGAGATGGCAACTCCCAATAACACAAGTCCCTATGGCAGAAGCAAATCGTTAGGAGAGTTTTCCCATCCACTTCACGTGGTGATTCGTACTTCATTCATTGGACCTGAGCGTAAAAATCAGGGGCATGGATTACTCTCATGGTTTCTTGCCCAAGAGGGTTCCATCTACGGCCATGAGCATGTACGAGGTAATTGTGTAACCACCCTTGAATTGGCAAAAATGATTAGCTGGCTCCTCAATAAACCTTTGGGGGGGATGATTCACCTTGGCGGAAGAAGGAAAATCTCTCACTATGAACTACTCTGCAACTTACAGGCTACTTTTCAACGAACACAGGTAAAGATTGAAGCACTGGCTGAACCCTATGAAGATTTAACCTTGGTCAGTACAAGGGGAGATTTCGATTATTATGTAACACCCTATGAAAGGATGTTTGAAGAGCTTAAGCATTGGATCATGGAACAAGATAAGGAGGGCTTTCAATGA
- a CDS encoding glycosyltransferase family 2 protein, which yields MPSRKQMYRSKVSRRPPIVSVIIPARNEARWIGQIVRAARRITRRTEVVVICNGSRDETALRARQAGALVIQYASPLGYDVARAIGARHARGAILLFVDGDVLLPTSILRQYCRDVWEGNDLVLNAYSGRKTERSIHSTSEAKRILNALLGRKDLEGSSLTTIPHAMSRKALQVIGIENLMVPPKAHARAILEQLRIKRGSHLNMALYNRRRGRRIQGGVDRVEKLIIGDHGEAIAEIINRRGERGGFSDLARKRSLLLNYLDDPTLLSPYQLRTVHKEPEMVERWRRIALRIGIPETLRIENEQKLSIILSISNEERTIYPLLSRLMLLNPKEVIILENGSHDRTVHRCVQFPVTCYSFPFHLGHDVGRAIGARIATGEVLLFIDGDILFQPSELIPFIHGCYEGADITLNDVNPFYYHSSMIDDVSMAKAFLNRIMAANQFQYASLTAVPHAMSKQMAERIGYEHLAIPPKAQAIALARGAMIQLVKGINVFSSNRLRREHFQEGNVVAQMILGDHLEAVSWLAKHEGIRGRLLDEIRKREYGKTSEVKGGDLA from the coding sequence TTGCCAAGCAGGAAGCAAATGTATCGATCAAAAGTGAGCAGAAGGCCACCCATTGTGTCTGTGATTATTCCAGCGCGTAACGAGGCGAGGTGGATTGGACAGATTGTACGAGCAGCACGTCGAATTACGAGGCGCACAGAAGTGGTGGTAATCTGTAATGGGAGTCGTGACGAGACAGCGCTAAGAGCAAGGCAAGCAGGAGCATTGGTGATTCAATATGCATCACCTCTTGGCTACGATGTGGCTCGAGCCATCGGTGCAAGGCATGCTCGAGGTGCCATACTCCTATTTGTTGATGGAGATGTCCTGCTCCCTACCTCCATTTTAAGACAGTACTGTCGTGATGTTTGGGAGGGCAATGATCTTGTTCTCAACGCATATTCAGGGCGGAAAACGGAACGAAGTATCCATTCTACATCGGAAGCGAAGCGAATTCTCAATGCGCTTTTAGGTAGAAAGGACTTAGAAGGAAGTTCACTTACCACCATTCCCCATGCCATGAGTCGCAAAGCACTTCAGGTTATTGGAATAGAAAACTTAATGGTACCACCCAAAGCACATGCGCGAGCTATTCTGGAGCAGCTTAGAATCAAGCGCGGGAGCCACTTGAATATGGCTCTCTATAATCGCCGAAGAGGTCGACGAATTCAAGGTGGTGTTGACCGTGTAGAAAAACTGATCATCGGTGATCATGGTGAAGCGATTGCAGAGATTATCAACCGTCGTGGTGAGCGGGGAGGCTTTAGTGACTTAGCACGGAAACGTTCCTTACTCTTGAATTATCTTGACGATCCTACATTGCTATCTCCTTATCAGCTCCGGACGGTTCATAAAGAACCAGAAATGGTAGAACGATGGAGACGCATTGCCCTACGAATTGGAATTCCAGAGACACTCCGGATCGAGAATGAGCAAAAGCTCTCGATTATTCTCTCCATCAGCAATGAAGAAAGAACCATCTATCCCTTACTCTCCCGTCTTATGCTACTCAATCCCAAAGAAGTGATCATCCTGGAGAATGGTTCTCATGATCGTACCGTTCATCGTTGTGTACAGTTTCCTGTCACCTGCTATTCTTTTCCCTTCCACTTAGGACATGATGTGGGAAGAGCCATTGGGGCACGGATTGCTACAGGAGAGGTACTTCTCTTTATCGATGGGGATATTCTCTTTCAACCCTCGGAATTAATACCCTTTATTCATGGCTGCTATGAAGGAGCAGATATTACCTTGAATGATGTGAACCCCTTCTATTATCACTCCTCGATGATCGATGATGTGAGCATGGCCAAGGCTTTTCTAAACCGAATCATGGCTGCCAATCAGTTCCAATACGCTTCATTAACGGCTGTACCTCACGCCATGAGTAAACAGATGGCAGAGCGAATTGGCTATGAACATTTAGCAATCCCTCCGAAAGCTCAAGCCATCGCTCTTGCGCGAGGGGCAATGATTCAACTGGTGAAGGGTATCAATGTGTTCTCCAGTAACCGCTTACGTCGCGAGCACTTTCAAGAAGGAAATGTGGTGGCCCAGATGATTCTTGGTGATCATCTTGAGGCAGTCAGTTGGCTAGCTAAGCATGAAGGAATAAGAGGACGTTTACTCGATGAAATTCGCAAGCGTGAGTATGGTAAAACAAGCGAAGTTAAAGGGGGGGATCTAGCTTGA
- a CDS encoding cytochrome c biogenesis CcdA family protein produces the protein MTGTEITIWIALFAGLLSFISPCTLPLYPSYLSYITGISIQAMKEEPRRFQKTAMLHTLFFLLGFAVIIYALGLSATVFGHVLNTYRDLIRQLGAIFIVFMGLFMMGIIKFNWLMQEKRIHPGKKPAGFFGSFLIGIAFAAGWTPCIGPILAIIITLTINQPSLGLTYMTLYIIGFAVPFFLLTFFISKIHAIIKYSNLLMKIGGAIMVIMGILLYFNQLTQITIFFTKLFGGWQGF, from the coding sequence ATGACTGGTACAGAGATTACCATCTGGATTGCGTTATTTGCGGGGCTTTTATCTTTTATCTCTCCATGTACACTCCCCCTCTATCCATCCTATCTTTCCTATATCACTGGAATCTCTATTCAAGCCATGAAAGAAGAACCCCGGCGTTTTCAGAAGACAGCCATGCTGCATACCCTCTTTTTTCTCCTGGGATTTGCAGTGATCATCTACGCCTTAGGCTTATCCGCCACTGTATTCGGCCATGTTCTTAATACCTATCGTGATCTGATTCGACAGTTGGGAGCCATCTTCATTGTTTTCATGGGACTCTTTATGATGGGTATCATCAAGTTCAACTGGTTGATGCAGGAGAAGCGAATCCACCCGGGTAAGAAGCCAGCAGGTTTCTTCGGATCCTTCCTGATCGGTATCGCCTTCGCCGCTGGTTGGACACCTTGCATTGGTCCCATTTTGGCAATTATCATTACCCTAACCATCAATCAGCCCAGCCTTGGTCTTACATATATGACGCTCTATATTATCGGTTTCGCAGTTCCGTTCTTCTTACTCACTTTCTTTATTAGTAAAATTCATGCCATCATTAAATATTCCAACCTGTTGATGAAGATTGGTGGAGCCATTATGGTGATCATGGGAATCTTGCTCTACTTCAATCAGCTTACACAGATCACCATCTTCTTCACCAAGCTCTTTGGTGGCTGGCAAGGATTTTAA
- a CDS encoding glycosyltransferase, whose product MSHQDVGIVMPIYRQRPEYLTTALQSILQQEYPHFRLVIVLDGAEPHVIDIIYEAAKHDSRIDVIQLQENQGLTNALNLGFKRCHQFPSIKYLTWVSSDNVHYPPFIGTLRSLLETSPSHVGLAYGHYRLINEDGQMAWSTEQEEEFRRVQQLPKESLLEQNLIGAAFLYRTNFAEQVGAYRYDTVDDYDYWLRLTEHCDIIYTPTTLMEYRIGSTTSLSSQIVTSKQSVRTFRNLIHQVRLEARQRRGIAVETSVIYCMEEGSEQEINQLESFQYQIASNYNFIIVDRSPVGQIQRLLSVIPDPRYRYYGMAGMNEEACFRSLVPNIYTPYIFWFGVERFLYVNALAQLLERLKQAGNHGTTYLNDQHQPVSQLHLTSADPRKFHLYGTEELKRHLGY is encoded by the coding sequence ATGAGCCATCAGGATGTAGGGATCGTTATGCCTATTTATCGGCAACGTCCTGAATATTTAACTACTGCACTACAATCCATCCTTCAGCAGGAGTATCCACACTTTCGCTTAGTAATTGTCCTTGATGGTGCTGAACCTCATGTGATCGATATAATCTACGAAGCTGCTAAACACGACTCCCGCATTGATGTGATACAGCTCCAAGAAAATCAAGGATTAACCAATGCACTCAACCTCGGGTTTAAGCGCTGTCATCAGTTCCCTTCCATTAAATATCTAACCTGGGTCTCTAGCGACAATGTTCATTACCCTCCTTTTATTGGTACCCTCCGCTCATTGTTGGAGACGAGTCCCTCCCATGTGGGACTTGCCTATGGTCATTACCGTTTGATCAATGAAGATGGACAAATGGCCTGGTCCACAGAACAGGAAGAAGAGTTTCGCCGCGTTCAACAATTACCTAAGGAATCGCTGCTTGAGCAAAATCTTATCGGTGCTGCCTTCCTGTATCGAACTAATTTTGCAGAACAAGTTGGAGCGTATCGCTATGATACAGTAGATGATTATGATTACTGGCTCCGTCTCACCGAGCATTGCGATATTATCTATACCCCCACAACGCTCATGGAGTATCGCATTGGTTCCACCACAAGTCTTTCTTCACAGATCGTGACATCGAAGCAATCTGTTCGTACTTTTCGTAATCTTATCCATCAGGTCAGGCTTGAGGCTCGACAACGACGGGGAATTGCCGTGGAGACTTCAGTCATCTACTGTATGGAGGAAGGCTCTGAGCAGGAGATCAATCAATTGGAGTCCTTTCAGTATCAGATTGCCAGTAATTATAATTTCATCATCGTAGATCGTTCTCCAGTAGGGCAGATCCAACGTCTGCTCTCGGTGATCCCCGACCCTCGTTATCGCTATTATGGAATGGCTGGTATGAATGAGGAAGCCTGCTTCAGATCGCTGGTCCCTAACATTTATACACCCTATATCTTCTGGTTTGGTGTAGAACGCTTCTTATACGTGAATGCCCTGGCACAATTACTAGAGAGACTAAAGCAAGCAGGAAATCATGGTACCACCTATTTAAACGATCAGCATCAGCCTGTTTCTCAGCTACATCTCACATCTGCAGACCCACGTAAATTCCACCTCTATGGAACGGAAGAGTTGAAGCGCCATCTCGGTTATTAA
- the mnmH gene encoding tRNA 2-selenouridine(34) synthase MnmH: MEWTYEEIEERWQEKCWVDLRSPLEYEEDHLPGAVNLPIFNNQEREEIGTLYKQVGERVAKQRGLEILAPKLPSIMDQLREWSSKQPTILYCWRGGMRSTSIYQVAHWMGIPVHRLLGGYRHYRQVVNQFLETWEYEGRFVVLHGHTGVGKTVILQQLATEGYPVLDLEGLANHKGSIFGNLGTKEQQPSQKAFENQLYQALLQLQKQPFIVIEAESKRIGDRFLPDHFMDIRQKGIQIMLDAPIFQRVQQIKQDYIASPYFDQQSSLKALKRIAPRFSGEVYQEIYQSIETEEYNEAIQLLMLHYYDPRYDFGDRLAGLETVYSIQVNEETAEMVPFFTQEVKAILHQHFPHFQPIR; this comes from the coding sequence ATGGAGTGGACCTATGAAGAGATTGAAGAACGTTGGCAGGAAAAGTGTTGGGTGGATCTACGATCCCCCCTCGAATATGAGGAGGACCATCTTCCAGGTGCCGTCAATCTTCCCATTTTTAATAACCAAGAGCGTGAAGAGATTGGAACCCTATATAAGCAGGTAGGGGAACGAGTCGCAAAGCAACGTGGGCTAGAGATCCTTGCTCCCAAGCTACCAAGCATCATGGATCAACTACGTGAGTGGAGCAGTAAACAACCCACCATTCTCTATTGCTGGCGCGGTGGTATGCGCAGCACCTCCATTTATCAGGTCGCACATTGGATGGGGATTCCCGTTCATCGCTTATTAGGGGGCTACCGTCATTACCGTCAAGTGGTGAACCAGTTCTTAGAAACTTGGGAATATGAAGGCCGTTTTGTCGTACTTCATGGTCACACAGGTGTAGGCAAGACGGTGATTCTTCAGCAATTAGCAACTGAGGGATATCCTGTCCTCGATCTGGAGGGGTTGGCCAACCATAAGGGTTCTATCTTTGGCAATTTAGGAACTAAGGAACAGCAACCATCACAGAAGGCATTTGAAAATCAACTTTACCAAGCGCTTTTGCAGTTACAAAAGCAACCCTTCATCGTAATTGAAGCTGAAAGTAAGCGGATTGGTGATCGTTTCTTACCTGATCACTTCATGGATATACGCCAAAAAGGAATTCAAATCATGCTAGATGCCCCCATTTTTCAACGGGTACAACAGATTAAGCAGGATTATATCGCTTCACCATACTTTGACCAACAAAGTTCCTTAAAGGCACTGAAGCGGATTGCCCCCCGCTTCTCAGGTGAGGTTTACCAAGAGATTTATCAATCCATCGAAACAGAGGAGTATAATGAAGCCATTCAATTACTCATGCTCCATTACTATGATCCTCGTTATGATTTTGGTGATCGCTTAGCAGGGCTGGAGACGGTGTATTCAATTCAAGTCAATGAAGAGACTGCTGAGATGGTTCCATTCTTTACTCAAGAGGTGAAAGCCATCCTTCATCAACATTTTCCCCATTTTCAGCCGATCCGATGA
- a CDS encoding methionine ABC transporter permease, which yields MLVNTNDLLEATLETLTMVGLSLFFSALLGIPLGILLALTRKRGLLENIPLFTALNGIINLFRSIPFIILLVAIIPVTRFIVGTSIGTAATIVPLVFYAGPYIARLVENSLLEVNAGVIEAAKAMGATPTQIVLRFLIPEALGSLILNLTIATIGLVGASAMAGAVGGGGLGDLAITYGYQRYDTVTMFITVGLLIILVQGIQLLGNLLAKQMSRR from the coding sequence ATGCTAGTTAATACGAATGATCTGCTTGAAGCAACACTTGAAACCTTAACCATGGTTGGGCTCTCCTTATTTTTCTCAGCACTCTTAGGAATTCCACTTGGCATTTTACTAGCGCTAACGAGAAAAAGAGGATTATTAGAAAACATTCCCCTCTTCACAGCCTTGAATGGCATCATTAATCTTTTTCGTTCCATTCCTTTCATCATTCTATTGGTTGCCATCATTCCTGTTACACGTTTCATTGTAGGAACCTCCATTGGAACAGCAGCGACCATTGTACCCCTGGTTTTCTATGCAGGACCCTATATTGCACGACTGGTGGAGAATTCTCTCCTTGAAGTAAATGCGGGTGTGATCGAAGCAGCGAAAGCCATGGGCGCCACACCCACTCAAATTGTCCTACGTTTTCTCATTCCTGAAGCATTAGGCTCTCTGATCTTAAACCTAACCATCGCTACCATTGGTCTCGTGGGTGCTTCAGCCATGGCAGGTGCGGTAGGTGGTGGGGGCTTAGGAGATTTGGCCATCACCTATGGATACCAGCGCTATGATACCGTCACCATGTTCATCACGGTAGGTCTATTGATCATTCTTGTGCAAGGAATTCAACTACTAGGAAATCTCCTTGCGAAACAAATGAGTAGACGTTAG
- a CDS encoding methionine ABC transporter ATP-binding protein — translation MIQFQNVTKVYERNGRPVAALNGINLSIKQGEIFGVIGFSGAGKSSLLRCVNLLETPTSGRVLVQGRDITTLSPRDLRLLKRQIGIVFQHFNLLDSKTVFTNVAMPLILAGEKPLTIKERVKELLQFVGLGDKGDFYPDQLSGGQKQRVGIARALATQPSILLCDEATSALDPQTTQSILQLLLRIHREYNMTILLITHEMSVIRDVCQRVAVIEGGKVIETGTVFELFSHPKTRTAKNFVSSVIHDTIPSTILNLITKGGGQRSIYQIQFVGEATAQPILSQVAKRFPIDVNILHGHITELQGIPFGNLIVELQGHPGDVNQALLFINQTNVQIKEVSSDAS, via the coding sequence ATGATTCAATTTCAGAATGTGACCAAGGTGTATGAAAGAAATGGTAGGCCTGTTGCGGCGCTTAATGGAATTAACCTCTCCATTAAGCAAGGTGAAATTTTCGGTGTTATCGGCTTTAGTGGTGCTGGTAAGAGCTCTCTCCTGCGCTGTGTTAATCTCCTAGAAACGCCAACATCCGGTCGGGTCCTAGTACAGGGAAGGGATATTACCACCCTCTCACCTCGTGATCTCAGATTGTTGAAGCGACAGATTGGCATCGTGTTCCAACACTTCAATCTGCTCGATTCGAAAACCGTCTTTACCAATGTGGCCATGCCCTTGATTCTTGCAGGTGAAAAACCTCTGACGATCAAAGAACGGGTGAAGGAGCTCCTTCAATTCGTGGGCTTAGGTGATAAAGGTGATTTTTATCCTGATCAACTCTCTGGGGGTCAAAAACAGCGGGTGGGAATCGCCAGAGCATTAGCAACACAGCCATCCATTCTATTATGCGATGAGGCCACTTCCGCCCTTGATCCTCAGACTACCCAATCCATTCTGCAGCTCCTACTAAGGATTCATCGTGAATATAACATGACGATCCTTTTGATCACCCATGAGATGTCAGTCATTCGCGATGTATGTCAGCGCGTTGCTGTGATCGAGGGAGGAAAGGTAATTGAGACAGGCACCGTATTCGAGCTCTTCTCCCATCCTAAAACAAGGACTGCGAAGAACTTTGTGAGCTCGGTGATTCATGACACCATCCCCTCCACCATCCTGAACCTTATTACGAAGGGAGGTGGTCAACGTTCCATTTATCAGATTCAATTTGTTGGTGAAGCCACGGCACAGCCCATTCTATCCCAAGTGGCCAAGCGCTTTCCCATCGACGTGAATATTCTCCACGGTCATATTACAGAGCTACAAGGGATTCCCTTTGGTAATCTTATTGTAGAGCTGCAGGGACATCCTGGCGATGTAAATCAAGCTTTACTCTTTATTAATCAAACCAATGTTCAAATCAAGGAGGTGAGTTCCGATGCTAGTTAA
- a CDS encoding CgeB family protein: MKILGLMSMDLFRLSTGWALEELGHQVFYLDEADPEVLDHAIQQFQPDMVFDMGWDALHAQAESIYSILQRYPVFHLYFAEEDPIHFSNWSLYYCDKTKPQMVLTRNSSCIPQYEALGYPVIAMDVGCNTSFHRPVPPNPAHQCDIAIVANAQLDFDIYRRECIRTLISPLMNTSYHIRIYGRGWEKSPEVLGFSVPPAMLHGIVPFHITNQIYNSAKINISIQSIEEQLSSRTFDILAAGGFLLTTDTPGVRAHFQPGIHCEAVATADQLLEKVGYYLNHDEERKQIAANGRGLVMERDSYVQRFSQVWGKVEEVYTQFRNERGVS, translated from the coding sequence TTGAAAATTCTTGGATTGATGAGTATGGATCTGTTTCGACTCTCAACGGGGTGGGCTTTAGAAGAGTTGGGACATCAAGTCTTTTATTTAGATGAGGCAGATCCAGAGGTGTTGGATCATGCCATACAGCAATTTCAGCCCGATATGGTTTTCGATATGGGATGGGATGCCTTACATGCTCAGGCAGAATCTATCTATTCTATCCTTCAGCGTTACCCCGTTTTTCATCTGTATTTTGCCGAGGAAGATCCCATCCATTTTAGTAACTGGTCCCTTTACTATTGTGATAAAACGAAGCCTCAGATGGTACTAACCCGCAATTCATCCTGTATTCCACAATATGAAGCGCTAGGCTATCCGGTGATCGCCATGGATGTTGGGTGTAATACTTCCTTCCATCGCCCTGTACCACCAAATCCTGCCCATCAATGCGATATTGCCATCGTGGCCAATGCCCAGCTTGATTTTGATATTTATCGTAGAGAATGTATCAGAACCTTAATTTCGCCTTTAATGAATACGAGCTATCATATACGGATCTATGGACGAGGGTGGGAAAAATCACCTGAAGTCCTGGGATTTTCTGTACCTCCAGCAATGCTGCATGGCATCGTCCCATTCCACATCACCAATCAAATCTATAATAGTGCCAAAATTAATATCAGTATCCAATCCATTGAGGAGCAACTGAGCAGTCGAACTTTCGATATTCTTGCAGCAGGTGGATTTTTACTTACTACCGATACGCCAGGAGTTCGTGCCCATTTTCAACCTGGCATCCACTGTGAGGCTGTTGCAACGGCAGACCAATTATTAGAGAAGGTCGGCTACTATCTAAATCATGATGAGGAACGGAAACAGATCGCTGCCAATGGGCGGGGACTTGTTATGGAGCGGGATTCTTACGTACAACGTTTTTCCCAGGTGTGGGGGAAGGTTGAGGAAGTATATACACAATTCCGTAATGAACGCGGGG
- a CDS encoding DegT/DnrJ/EryC1/StrS family aminotransferase, with the protein MMEAKEQVINLMEPRKQLHAYHQELTAAFERILTSGNYVLGEECERLEQEVAEYLGVQEAITLANGTDALILALEAGGVGPGDEVITTPFSFFATAEAILRIGAIPIFVDVDPTTYNLDVTQIEERITSRTRAILPVHLFGLPAAMEPIMSIAKQYEFMVIEDACQAFGACYVGKKVGGLGDAGCFSFFPTKNLGTIGDGGMVVTNSKELAERIRLLRNHGSARKYFHTAVGYNSRLDEIHAAILRILLPQVDQWNQQRVQLAQRYYEQLRSCEKITIQKPIAGHIYHLFSIEVEQRERLQAYLQKYHISSGTYYPYPLHTLPALAGIGRSGETFPVAERLAKELLALPLHPHLSITEQDHVISTIQQYYQEQEG; encoded by the coding sequence ATGATGGAAGCAAAAGAGCAAGTCATCAATTTAATGGAACCGCGCAAGCAGCTACATGCATATCATCAAGAATTGACCGCTGCATTCGAGCGGATATTGACCAGTGGAAACTATGTGTTAGGCGAGGAATGTGAACGATTGGAGCAAGAAGTGGCAGAGTATCTCGGTGTACAAGAAGCCATCACCTTAGCCAATGGAACTGATGCACTGATTCTAGCATTGGAAGCAGGAGGAGTTGGACCAGGGGATGAGGTGATTACCACACCATTTAGTTTTTTTGCCACAGCGGAGGCCATCCTTCGTATCGGGGCTATCCCCATCTTTGTTGATGTGGATCCTACCACCTACAATCTTGATGTTACACAGATCGAAGAACGGATAACCTCTCGCACCAGAGCGATCCTACCGGTGCATCTCTTTGGCCTGCCTGCAGCAATGGAGCCCATCATGAGTATTGCGAAGCAATATGAATTCATGGTGATCGAAGATGCTTGTCAAGCCTTCGGTGCGTGCTATGTGGGGAAGAAGGTAGGTGGTTTAGGAGACGCTGGTTGCTTCTCGTTCTTCCCAACAAAAAATCTAGGCACCATCGGTGATGGAGGAATGGTGGTTACTAACAGCAAGGAACTAGCAGAACGGATTCGTCTTCTACGGAATCATGGTAGTGCTAGGAAATACTTTCATACAGCTGTAGGGTATAATAGTCGCTTGGATGAAATTCATGCAGCGATTCTACGGATTCTCCTGCCTCAGGTGGACCAATGGAATCAGCAGCGCGTGCAACTAGCTCAACGTTACTATGAACAGCTAAGGTCCTGTGAAAAAATAACGATTCAGAAGCCAATAGCTGGCCATATCTACCATCTTTTTTCCATTGAAGTAGAGCAGCGTGAAAGGCTCCAAGCCTATTTACAAAAATATCATATTAGCTCTGGTACCTATTATCCTTATCCTCTTCATACCCTACCTGCATTAGCGGGTATCGGTAGAAGTGGGGAGACCTTTCCTGTAGCTGAACGCTTAGCCAAGGAACTTTTAGCGCTACCGCTTCATCCCCATTTGAGCATTACCGAGCAGGATCATGTGATATCAACCATTCAGCAATATTATCAAGAACAGGAAGGATGA